A single window of Salmo salar chromosome ssa21, Ssal_v3.1, whole genome shotgun sequence DNA harbors:
- the olig1 gene encoding oligodendrocyte transcription factor 1 — MNVLPNPMTRAHQEQPLPLCSQGAHLQDFSSRCPLGLGAGHGGRLRAMGGPLGPQRPGKPPRELSPEEQQDLRRKINSRERKRMQDLNVAMDALREVMVPYASSSPSSSSSSQGPHSHQQQPGAPPGRRLSKISTLVLARNYILLLGSSLQEMRRLLGEVSVGVGVGVGVNTGSVPRLLLAGGWPLLSGPSQLLLSPESLLTSASSSKCPLLPPGHLEGPMAPVQWGSAGVPGGPLCPCGVCRLPRFSHPSPGPRFPK, encoded by the coding sequence ATGAATGTTCTACCTAACCCCATGACCAGGGCCCATCAGGAgcagcctctccctctctgctcccagGGGGCCCACCTCCAGGACTTCTCCTCCAGGTGTCCTCTAGGGCTTGGTGCTGGTCATGGGGGCAGGCTTAGGGCCATGGGTGGGCCTCTGGGGCCTCAGAGACCAGGCAAGCCACCGCGGGAGCTGAGCCCTGAGGAGCAGCAGGATCTAAGGAGGAAGATCAACAGccgggagaggaagaggatgcaGGACCTCAACGTCGCCATGGAcgctctgagggaggtgatggtgCCTTacgcctcctcctctccttcctcctcgtcctcctcccagGGGCCACACTCCCACCAGCAGCAGCCAGGGGCCCCACCTGGACGCAGGCTCTCCAAGATCTCCACCTTGGTCCTGGCCCGTAACTACATCCTCCTCCTGGGCTCGTCTCTGCAGGAGATGCGCCGGCTCCTGGGGGAGGTGAGTGTTGGGGTGGGGGTCGGTGTGGGGGTGAACACGGGGTCTGTCCCCAGGCTGCTCCTGGCCGGGGGTTGGCCCCTCCTCAGCGGCCCCAGTCAGCTTCTCCTCTCCCCAGAATCTCTCCTGACCTCGGCCTCCTCTTCAAAGTGTCCTCTGTTGCCTCCTGGCCACTTGGAGGGCCCCATGGCCCCGGTGCAGTGGGGCTCAGCTGGGGTTCCTGGTGGTCCACTCTGTCCCTGTGGGGTGTGCAGGCTGCCCAGGTTCAGCCACCCCAGCCCTGGACCTAGGTTCCCCAAGTGA